Proteins encoded together in one Deltaproteobacteria bacterium window:
- a CDS encoding mercury transporter — MTKSVTKTALAAAGGVVAAVVSTLCCAGPLVAVAFGLSGAGLAATFEPLRPYFVAGTVLALGFGFVVLRGEEKRACEPGTLCASPLARRRMKWALWTATIVSIPLLTFPWWSKLVLG, encoded by the coding sequence ATGACGAAGTCGGTCACTAAGACGGCACTCGCTGCAGCTGGCGGTGTTGTCGCGGCCGTGGTGTCGACACTCTGCTGCGCTGGACCGCTCGTCGCCGTCGCGTTCGGCCTGAGTGGCGCCGGGCTCGCGGCGACGTTCGAGCCGCTGCGGCCCTACTTCGTCGCCGGGACCGTGCTGGCGCTCGGCTTCGGCTTCGTCGTGCTCCGAGGTGAGGAGAAGCGGGCGTGCGAGCCTGGAACCTTGTGTGCCTCGCCGCTCGCCCGCCGCCGGATGAAGTGGGCGCTGTGGACGGCGACGATCGTGTCTATCCCGCTGCTCACGTTCCCCTGGTGGTCGAAACTCGTGCTGGGTTAG